In Monodelphis domestica isolate mMonDom1 chromosome 1, mMonDom1.pri, whole genome shotgun sequence, the sequence AAAGAGTGTTTCTGGGTGACTCTGCTCCATTGTATAGCCAAGGGCAGAAAAGACAAAAATCCCAACAGCCAAGTACATGAGGAGCAGCCCAAGCTCCTTGAAGCTCCGTTTCAGAGCATAGGTTAAAGTCTGCAGTCCCGAAGAGTGGCGTGCCAGCTTAAAGATCCTTGCAATCCGCATGATGCGCAGGGCTTGGACTGCCTGTTGCACATTGGTCAACTCCATCATCCGGGCCCCAAAGTGGGTCAGAGTCAGGCTGACATAGAAGGGCAGGATGGCCAAGACATCGATGATATTCATGAAGGACAGAGCAAAATGGAGCTTGTTGGGAGACGAGATGAGCCGAAGGACATACTCAAGTGTAAACCAGCCGATGCAGGCAGTCTCGATGTTGTCCAGCGTGGGGTGTTCCACATGGTTCCCTTCGTCGTCTAAGATCTGAAGCTCCGGGATGGTCCCCATGCACATGACTACTGATGAGATCAATATCAAGAGGAAGGACAGGATGGCCACAATTCGGGCCGGGCAGGAGGACTCGGGCTTCTCCATGAATTTCCAAATACACTTTTGGCACCTTTTCCAGCGATTTTCTGAGGCGTCCACTCCCAAATCATCCAGAATCAACTGGACTCTGCGAGCGATTTCCTCCAGCTCTTCCCGTTTCTCACTCAGGTGACTCTTACAGCAGTCATCCAAGAACTTGAGGTCCACTTTCCAAAACTCCATTTCATTCTTGAAGCAGATGGGGCAGATTCCCTTCTTCATGTGAATCTCCCCAAAGTAATAGACTTCGATAACACATTTGAAGGCATCAGGGTCCCGGTCAAAgtaaaattctctctttcctgggTCATAATCATCACACAGAGAGAAAATGGTATCATAACCCCCAGCCAAACAGTTGATTAATTCAGCCAGCCGGGTTTCTGGATACTGGCTCAGCAGGTCTCCATACAGGACCTGCCTCACTCCTCCGACATTGACCACGATCTCTATGTCTTCAGTGCTTTCTGACCCGTTACTGTCCAGCTCCAACAGGCTGGAATCCCCTGCCACATTCATCCTGCCTTCTTGACTGCTCCCGGCTTCTACCCAACCCTCACCAGGCTGCCTGCCTTCTCTGTGAAGACAAACGAAAGCACAAGTCAAGGATCATATAGTGAAACTCTGAATGACTCCCCTGGGGTATCAGGAAGGCTCCCGGCAGGCATTTGCAATCTGTCAGAGCTTACAAGGTATCTAACAGGCTGCAGGGGAAGGACTGGGCTGccggagggaaggagggagggagggagggagggagggagccaaAGGGGAACTTGAGCCGGGAAAGACTACTTTTGTTTGattcagaaagaggaaagagcaaaGGAAACTCACCTCCTGCGTGGGTGCTCCAGATATTGGAGATCCtggtttttttcttcctgaagtGATGTCTCTTCGTGGACTCAGAAGCATTGCCAGTTGCACAGATTAACTGAAAGAGGAATCATCCACAGGCTTCAATGGGTCAGATGATCCAAACTCTCTTCACTGGGGACTGTGGTCACCCCCATTGGCCAGCAGCTCCAGAGCTGCTGGCTGGGCTGCTGCCTCGTGGTCCTCCGGAGTTTACTTGTGGACTCCAAAGGAACAGTAAGTGGAAGTGTGCAGAGGGAGAACTTGAGCTTGTTTTTCCAATGCTGTTTCTAAACATAATAGGAATTCCAGGCTGACGTCAAGAGCTTTCAAAACTGTACCCTCTTCTGGTGAAATTTAGCAAAGCACAAGACAGCTTCAGCTCACTGCTGGGAGCAAGTCTGAGCGAGGAGGGTTAGCTGCTACAGCTGCCTCCTCTCTGGCACCTGTGGGTGCAAGGGAACCCATCCTGAGCCTGACCATTGAACCTCATACTCTTCTGCCCTTGATGAAAGGTTGTACAAAAAGGATGACCAGCCTCCAAATAATTCAAGccatatgaaataaattaaaaaaaaaataaaggtcatTCAAAAAAGGAACACCTAGCTTTAAGGTACCTTAggtcatataaaataaataggtcATATGAAAGAGGAGCATCTAGCTTTAAATTGATGTTtgtcatataaaataaataaaagaaaagaataaaggtcATGCAAAAAAGGAACTGCTAGCTTAAAGTTACCTTAAGTCatataaaagaaaagattaaaggaTATACAGATATACAAAAAGAATGTCTAGCCTTCAAATAGTACAAgccatatgaaatatattttttaaaaaagaataaaggtcaTTCAGAAAAGGAACAGCCAGCTTTAAGTTACCTGAggtcatataaaataaataaaacaaataggtcACATGAAAGAGGAACATTCAGCTTTAAGTTAATGTTTgtcataaaatgaagaaaagaataaaggaaatgcCAAAAAGGAACACCTAATTTTAAGTTACCTTAGGtcatattaaatgaataaaataaaagaataaaggataTACCAAAAGAATGCCCAGCCTTCAAATAATACAAGCcgtatgaaataaattttaaaaaagaagaaaaagggtcATTCAAAAAAGGAACATCTAGCTTTAATTTAACATAGgtcattaaaataaagaaaagaacatagGTCATACAAAAAGAAAGTCCAGCTTTAATTATGAATTGGAGACAATAGACTTAGTGTAAAGTATCAGAATCTTTTACTGATAGCTAAAAGCTTGTCCCTGATCAATTCCAGGAATAGAAAACTCACTACTGCACAAACACTCTGGTCAAAAAGTTggacaattctaattgttagatcttgttctttttttcaagAACTCTGGGCTGGATAACTCCCAGAGCAAGTCATCTTACTTCTTTGggccttgatttcttcctctataagaagtttggactaaatgatttttttaaacccttaccttccaccttggaatcattACTGATAATTAgttgcaaagcagaagagtgggaaggactaggcaattgttgttaagtgatttgtccagggtcatacacctagcaAGTatataaggtcaaatttgaattcagagcctcttatctctaaacctggctcttattctactgagccacctagctgccctgacatttctttttcattctaaatctatgaccagAGACTTCTCTGatcctcaaattcctcatctctCACACATTGAAAATCATAACTGATTTCTAATCCCAGTTAAATTCTCACTGGCATACTCCctgggtgaccttgaacaaaCCACTTAGAACTGGATTGGACCTTAGAGAGatttcctcagtaaaatgaaggcattgaacTAGACAATCTCTAAGATCCCCACTGGCTTTGAATCTCATGGTCTGTCTCTTCAAGGCTAATAATACTTGTCCTTCCAACCTGACATGAACATCAGTGAGTGTCAAATGAAAGAATGTATGAAAAGCCCTTTGGCACCAGAACCATAATCAACACTTCTATTTCTATAGGGCTTtgggtttacaaagtactttcctcagaGCAACACAGACCAGAACATAAGGAAAgcattattaacctcattttataggtgaaaaagcAGAAGTTCAGGGAGAATATGACTTTCTCATGTCAGAGCCAAGTTCTAAACCCAGACATAGACatataaaatcaaagaatttgGTGAAGGAACCAGAGGAACCATCTAGTTCAAATTTTTCAACAAACAAAAGCTCTCAACATTTAGAATTGTTCAACTCTCTGTTCACATCTTTTatgaggtagtgagctccccatcactgGAATTATTCATAGGATCATGGGAGCATAAGATTTCTAGAGTAAGAATGACTGAAACTTGGAGATCACCTAGACCAACtgcttcattttactgatgaggaacctgaggtccagagatggaaaATGACTTGCCTTCAAGTAGTAAATGGCAAAGCTAGAGTTGAAACCTCCATCTTCTTACCCCAGATTCAGGGTTCTTTTCACTAGATGACACAGAACTGCattgggagtcagaaagaactgagtctaAATCCCACCACAGAcactgagctgtgtgaccctaggcgagtcacttaaactttgtttgactcagcttcctcagctttaaatggggataatgatagcacccacctcccagggttgctatgAAGATTAAATAACACATGTAAATTGCTTTACAGATCTTAAAGTGGTTTATAAGTGTTAACTTGCATTATGGTATAGTGGGGATTCCTTTTACCagtgggttagactagatgaccactgaggctccTTTTTTGACTCTCAAAACTATGATTCTGTGACATCAAACCTAGAGTCTTTCCAAATACATCTAATATTCAAGCTACaaagtttctttttccttgatcctTCAGGGATATAAGTTGGTCAATCATTCAGGCAGCAAACTCTTCTTAAGCACCAATTATGTTCTGGGGacatggagaaaatgaaaagCATGATCCCAGTCTAAAAGAGCATCCATTCTAATGGGCAAGACAAACAAAActtaacacacacaaaaaaaattaaacgCCAAAGATACATACAATGAtgcgtgtgtatgtgtgatgAGATGGGAGCATTAGGGTGGGGATTCGTTTCAGATGTAAGTTAGAGATCAATAGGATATGGTGGTGGGATATGTATAATGGTGATGGGGCTCCCAAATCACTGGGATAGAGAGAATATGACAGGGGCTAGTATGCTGGTCATTGAGGAACGAGTCCAAGCAGAATGTCAGTAGCTTCGAAGAGCAAAGATGTGGCCTGAGGGAGTCCAGATAAATGTTAGGAAGTAGCCATTGGAGATGTGTCTGATATATGGggaatgcagtggatagaggtaATTTGGATCCAGAAATGAAGCAGGGCTTCCAAAGCCCCGAAGCAAAGAAAGAGTCTAAAGCCTGGCTGCCTTGGAAAGCCCTGGGACGAAGACAGAGGCAAGAAAGGAGGAGGCGAGAAAAGGCTAGCTCTTATTTTGTTTAGAAATGTGCATAGTTTctaataaagtattatataatcaTCTGGAAATGCCCATTTCCCTAACCCCAACCCCTACATTCAGTATTATAATTCTTCCCATTGCTCAAAGCTCAAAGATCAGCTATTCCAGGAAGCCCACAGTTCAACTGCCTGCTGCTGGTTCCACTTGGATGTCCTGCCATCATACCATACTCATGACAGAGACGGAAAATTTACAAGCTGCCAAGagagaatattttattctatcattttagggaggaggaaactgagtcctagaaagagaaagcaatttATTCCATGTCACATAGCTAATCAGTAGAAAAACCAAGACTAAACTCTGTCTCTTTACTGAGTCAAATGTTCTTTCCTCTATGCTACTGTTTTTCTACCACATAGTTCAGGACTTAATTATATATAAACTCCTTTAGGTTGTTTATTGTTGTTCCTATGTGTTCATCTCCTCTCTAAAATCAGCTCCTCTATCTTGACCATCCTTCCTGTCACCCAAGTGGGAAATCTGAGTCATCTTtgattcctccctctccctcatcaACCACTCACACCCACTTGATCATCAAATCCTTTCAATTCTTCCTTTACCATATCCCTCCCAGCCAACCCATCTTTTCCATTCCCATAGCTACCATCCTTCTTCAAATTCCCTCCTTTGGCACTATTTCAATATATCCTAATTGATCTCAATACTTTTAGTCAAGTCATaagtcaaaaataattttattaagctCTGATTATCTGACtgactctgtgctaagtgctggggatacaaagaaagaacaaaa encodes:
- the KCNF1 gene encoding potassium voltage-gated channel subfamily F member 1 — translated: MNVAGDSSLLELDSNGSESTEDIEIVVNVGGVRQVLYGDLLSQYPETRLAELINCLAGGYDTIFSLCDDYDPGKREFYFDRDPDAFKCVIEVYYFGEIHMKKGICPICFKNEMEFWKVDLKFLDDCCKSHLSEKREELEEIARRVQLILDDLGVDASENRWKRCQKCIWKFMEKPESSCPARIVAILSFLLILISSVVMCMGTIPELQILDDEGNHVEHPTLDNIETACIGWFTLEYVLRLISSPNKLHFALSFMNIIDVLAILPFYVSLTLTHFGARMMELTNVQQAVQALRIMRIARIFKLARHSSGLQTLTYALKRSFKELGLLLMYLAVGIFVFSALGYTMEQSHPETLFKSIPQSFWWAIITMTTVGYGDIYPKTTLGKLNAAISFLCGVIAIALPIHPIINNFVRYYNKQRVLETAAKHELELMELNSSEGRAGGSRSDLDNPQAQQEGKEVPLWSSRLKVSHSDTFIPLLSDEKHYRTRLQSCK